From the Candidatus Pantoea soli genome, one window contains:
- a CDS encoding transporter substrate-binding domain-containing protein gives MPAIKTTLRRLAAPGIIALALISGNSFADAVRTIKIATAAESKPLSWGAIGHEPQGYEPDVLKAINAKLPQYKFVMEGAADIAQETGLVTGKYDMATGGYYKAPARSKQFLIPDAPIGASLMKIYSRSDSTINGMKDLVGKNIVPVTAGGGVYKFVTQWQQDNPNDKITIKASSAGVPYPDRLKEVQNGKYDALILPSNLGEQTVIDNQKLAIKASEPVAINNTYVLIHRSAENQALNDDITKTLRELKADGTLDKLAQKWFGEDVTKYMK, from the coding sequence ATGCCTGCAATCAAAACCACCTTACGTCGCCTGGCCGCCCCTGGCATCATCGCACTGGCCCTGATCAGCGGTAATAGCTTTGCTGACGCCGTGCGCACCATCAAAATTGCTACCGCAGCCGAATCCAAACCGCTGTCATGGGGCGCGATCGGCCATGAGCCACAAGGCTACGAGCCGGACGTGCTGAAAGCCATCAACGCGAAACTGCCTCAGTACAAATTTGTGATGGAAGGTGCGGCGGATATCGCCCAGGAAACCGGTCTGGTGACCGGCAAATACGACATGGCGACCGGCGGATACTACAAAGCGCCTGCGCGCAGCAAACAGTTCCTGATTCCGGATGCGCCGATCGGGGCCAGCCTGATGAAGATCTACAGCCGCAGCGATAGCACTATCAACGGTATGAAAGATCTGGTCGGTAAGAATATCGTGCCGGTGACCGCCGGCGGTGGCGTGTATAAGTTCGTCACCCAATGGCAACAGGATAACCCGAACGACAAAATCACCATCAAAGCATCCAGCGCCGGCGTGCCTTACCCGGATCGCCTGAAGGAAGTGCAGAACGGTAAATATGACGCGCTGATCCTGCCTTCAAACCTCGGTGAGCAGACGGTGATTGATAACCAGAAGCTGGCGATCAAAGCCAGTGAGCCGGTGGCGATCAACAACACCTATGTGCTGATCCACCGTTCGGCGGAAAATCAGGCGCTGAATGATGATATCACCAAAACCCTGCGGGAACTGAAAGCGGACGGCACGCTGGATAAGCTGGCGCAGAAGTGGTTTGGCGAAGACGTTACGAAGTACATGAAGTAA
- a CDS encoding amino acid ABC transporter ATP-binding protein translates to MLELNNISLAYGSNPILKGVNLSVKRGDVVSIIGPSGTGKTTLLRCINYLAKPSAGTIQLDQIRMDYQSPDKAAIQAIRLRTAMVFQQFNVFKNMTVLENVMDPLIVIQRKTRQQARDIAVQELERVGLGGRLDHYPSQLSGGQLQRTGIARALAVRPEVMLFDEPTSSLDPELVGEVLKVIKDVASSGITSLLVTHEMQFAKSISNRIVFMDQGVVAAQGTPAEIFDNPTLPRLAQFLNSEKVF, encoded by the coding sequence ATGTTAGAACTCAACAATATTTCGCTCGCTTACGGCAGCAACCCGATTCTGAAAGGCGTCAATTTGTCGGTGAAACGCGGCGATGTGGTGTCGATCATCGGGCCAAGCGGCACCGGTAAAACCACCTTACTGCGCTGTATTAACTATCTGGCGAAGCCGTCAGCGGGAACGATTCAACTTGATCAGATCCGCATGGATTATCAGTCACCCGACAAAGCGGCGATTCAGGCGATCCGTCTGCGCACCGCCATGGTGTTTCAGCAGTTTAACGTGTTTAAAAACATGACGGTGCTGGAGAATGTGATGGACCCGCTGATTGTCATCCAGCGTAAAACCCGGCAGCAGGCGCGCGACATCGCCGTGCAGGAGCTGGAGCGCGTCGGCCTTGGCGGCAGGCTGGACCACTATCCGTCGCAGCTGTCTGGCGGCCAGTTACAGCGTACCGGTATCGCCCGGGCTCTGGCGGTGCGTCCGGAAGTGATGCTGTTTGATGAACCGACCTCATCGCTCGATCCCGAGCTGGTGGGAGAAGTGCTTAAAGTGATTAAAGATGTCGCGTCATCCGGCATTACCTCGCTGCTGGTGACGCACGAAATGCAGTTCGCAAAAAGCATTTCGAATCGCATCGTCTTTATGGATCAGGGTGTGGTCGCTGCGCAGGGAACGCCAGCAGAGATATTTGATAACCCGACGCTGCCGCGCCTGGCCCAGTTTCTTAACTCAGAAAAAGTATTCTAA
- a CDS encoding peroxidase-related enzyme (This protein belongs to a clade of uncharacterized proteins related to peroxidases such as the alkylhydroperoxidase AhpD.) has product MIPAVNLKPLHWHPYITPVDVDQATPAQLDAMKVTPSNKKISEYVRTLVHDPESYTARTGLFNAIMYVEGGLDRADRELGALGASIVNGCRYCAVVHARRHAQLAGSEAVVSAIYFDRADVLGERDAAIYHFARRLSVTPSEATPEDVAALRAVGMNDQEIIDLIHAIAIFGWANRLMHVLGHADLNK; this is encoded by the coding sequence ATGATTCCGGCCGTTAATCTCAAGCCGCTGCACTGGCATCCCTATATCACGCCAGTGGATGTTGACCAGGCGACACCGGCGCAGCTTGATGCCATGAAAGTGACGCCGTCCAACAAGAAAATCTCCGAGTACGTGCGCACGCTGGTCCACGATCCCGAGAGCTATACCGCACGCACCGGCTTGTTCAACGCCATCATGTATGTTGAAGGCGGCCTGGACCGCGCGGATCGTGAGCTGGGCGCGCTAGGGGCTTCAATCGTTAACGGGTGTCGCTACTGTGCGGTGGTGCATGCGCGCCGTCATGCACAGCTGGCCGGCAGTGAGGCGGTGGTCAGCGCCATCTATTTTGACCGGGCAGATGTCTTAGGTGAGCGTGACGCGGCGATCTATCACTTTGCGCGTCGTTTATCGGTCACGCCGTCTGAAGCGACGCCAGAGGATGTCGCTGCGCTGCGCGCCGTCGGCATGAACGATCAGGAGATTATCGATCTGATCCACGCTATCGCCATCTTTGGCTGGGCCAACCGTCTGATGCATGTGCTTGGCCATGCTGACCTGAACAAATAA
- a CDS encoding CMD domain-containing protein, which yields MSDAIDQAAGLTPEEALYQTRRLRPEFVEGAEACRLSVLTPADEQGLPADLRLALARRMAVLNGDAPLQRDYQAQLVALNPSEALLALAAGGLVQEEPLATIARHADMVTQQPIQATEQHIRLLEQAGLSNPQIVALSELIAFVNFQTRVAAGLRLMRSA from the coding sequence GTGAGCGACGCTATTGATCAAGCCGCCGGGTTAACCCCCGAAGAGGCGTTATATCAGACGCGCCGCCTGCGTCCCGAATTTGTTGAGGGCGCAGAAGCGTGCCGTTTGTCAGTGCTAACGCCGGCAGACGAACAGGGTTTACCGGCAGATCTGCGTCTGGCACTGGCCCGGCGGATGGCGGTATTGAACGGCGATGCACCGCTGCAACGGGATTATCAGGCTCAGCTGGTGGCGTTAAACCCGTCTGAAGCACTGCTGGCACTGGCGGCCGGCGGCCTTGTGCAGGAAGAGCCGCTGGCAACCATTGCACGCCATGCCGATATGGTGACACAGCAACCGATTCAGGCTACCGAACAGCATATTCGCTTGCTGGAGCAGGCCGGATTAAGCAACCCGCAAATCGTCGCGCTCTCGGAACTGATCGCCTTTGTTAACTTTCAGACGCGCGTCGCGGCTGGCTTACGTTTGATGAGGTCCGCATGA